AGTGGCtgcaaatacagatgaagctttacTTGCTTACCCACTGCTTACCTCCTACTATGCaacccagttcctaacaggctaTGGACCGGTACTGGTACATGGCCCGAGGGGTGGGGACCCCTGACTTTGATGGTCTCGTTACTAGACTACatacagctgaggaaagaatctctgCTCTTCAGGATATGACAATATTACTGAGTCCAGGCTCACTCTGCTTGCCACACAAGTCAATAGATCAGAGGTGAGgagttgaggcaaggaatatgactttatttggaaagctggatcaccaagatggcagactaatgtctcaacaTAGCTATCTTATAAGGGTCTGGATTCCAGTTTCTTTCACAGAACAGAGAGAGGGGAGGtgagaagtaaagtaaaaaggccatttacCTTGCTAAATAGGAGGGGATATATTAATTTCTTCTATTCTGCCGCCTTTCACAGGTTGGCTTGGTCAGATTCTCTccaacaaaggcactttagttgaACAGTCAGgtagaggggcagggttccctgaggcaggccagtatgtatgattataataacaaaaagcaatgaaaaacaaagattaaagccaaagaaacagatccaacatggagccagagttggctcttccctgcaaaaacaatagaaacaactgaaaagtaaacaaaaaagagagataaaaaggaaacagactaTCTAAGAATTGTGAGATAATGAAAGAAGGTGTAACATACTCATAATGgaaacacaaagagaagaaacacaaGAAACAATTGAAGCAATTAAGGCCaagaatttccccaaattaaaagctctgtatagtcaaagcaatggtttttccagtaatcatgtataaatgtgagagttggaccataaaaaagactgaacaccaaagaactgatgctttcaaactgcagtgttggagaagactcttgagagtcatttggattacaaggagatcaaaccagttaatcctaaaggaaatcaaccctgaatagtcatttgaaggactattgctgaagctctaatactttggtcacctgattcaaagagtcgacaaaatggaaaagaccctgatgctggaaaagactgaagacaaaaggtgaatggggtggcagaggagaagatggttagatagcaacatcaactccatggacatgaatttgaccaaactctaggagatagtgagggacagagcagcctgttgtgctgtaatccatagggtcacaaagtgtcagaaatgacttagcaactgaacaacaatcaaaaCAGGCAGAGATCAAGGAAGTTAAGGGAATACCAAGCaggtgtcaactacaaattggtgcTTGTCAAGAGTTTGCCATCTGCATCTACAGAGATTGAATCCTGTGCTGTTGCAGCTATTGACCTTCGACATGCCCTCAAGGCAGTTCAGGATGGTGaatgaggcattctgtgctcCAAGGAATGTGTGAAACAGGTCTTTAGATATAAGTTTTCAGGAACTGACTTCAAGATCTCAATCCTTGTATTCCCtaatatctagaaaagcactaaatcccttcatggtgacatcagctcctcctgactagcagaaaaccttttgcaAAATGAGTGCTTGATTGTATTGTACTCACTCTTCACCAAAATCTATTTATTGACCTTCCCCTACTACCtgtttggagcagtctctcagagctatctgaggtgctgtcttcCAGGCTGAAGTCCTCATTTTggcccaaataaaatttaacttacaactctcacattgtgcatcttTTTAGTCAATACAGGGAAAACGCTTCCAAACCCACACATATGGATACCACATTCAactgcaaaaagaaataaataaacaaacaaatgaataactttttaaaaatcaaagagatAATGGGACCCAGTATTCTACTTGGAAAACATGAAGGAAATAAGATGAGGGACGTGTAGAAACCAAATTCTTACCGCTGTACTGTCTTGTCAGTTCTCTACAGTTAAGACTGAGGTGAAACCAGACAACAAGTATTAAGAAGTTTCCCCCTGATCCCTGGTACCTGGAAACCGCCCGATACTTTAATCTCCACATAATCACCCATAAATAAACACCTAAGACTCTTTGTCCAAAAGAATATCACCCTTCAGTGAAGCTGCAGTCTCAGTTCCAGTAGAGGTCAGCAGAGGTGGAAGAGGTGGAAGCGCCCAGGCACTCACACATGGACAAAGCTCAGggccccagggaggaggaggcagggaccCCAACCTGGGTCTCCACCCCCATCTCTGCCTTCCAGACTGAGTCAGAGGGCACCTCCTGCTGGAGAATTGCCCAGCCTGCCCTACGCCTGGCCCTGGTAGATGGAGATGTGTTTACTTGCTTTAGTATGGCTGCCTGCCCAGGGAACCAACTGGTCTGCCAGGTACACTGCATCTTTAGCCCCAGACAGgggtcacagccttgtcataGCAAAGGcacttgtataactcaatgaagctatgagtcatgccatgtaaggccacccaaaatggatggATCACAGTAAACAATTCTCTGGCAAatcatggtccactggaggagggaatggcaaactactccaatattcttggctggataGCCCcgtggacagtatgaaaaggcaaaaatatatgatgctggaagatgagccccccaggtcagaaggtgtccactATGCTAccggggaagagcagagggcaattactaatagctccagagagaatgaagcagctgggccaaagcagaaaagatgctcagttgtggatgtgtctggtggtgaaagtaaagtctgatgctgtaaagaacaatattacataggaaactggaatattaggtccatgaatcaagataaactgGATGTGGTGAAATAGCAGATAGCAAgattgaacattgacatcttataggaatcagtgaaataaaaaggacaggaatgggagaatttaattcagatgactgttaaatctactactgtggacaagaatcccttagaagaaatggagtagcccttacaGACAATGAAGTCTAAAATGCAGGGCTTGGGTGCAGtctgaaaaacaatagaatgatctttgtttccaaggcaaacccttCAACGTCACAGTAATCGAACTAttccccaaccactgatgccaaagaagctgaagttgaccggttctatgaagaaaaagatgtccttttcatcataggagattgAAAggtaaagtaggaagtcaagagatatctggaataacaggcaagtttggccttggagtgaagaatgaagcagggcaaagactaaaagaGTTCTGTCtaaagaacacactggttatagcaaacactctttttcAACAActcaagagacaactctacacatggacatcagcaaatggtcaatatcaaaatcagattgattatattctttacagccagagatggagaaattctatacagtcagtaaaaacaaaacctggagctgactgtggctaagatcacgagctccttattgcaaaattcagactcaaattgaagaaagtagagaaaaccaccaggccattcaggtgtgacctgaATCagatctcttatgattatacagtagaagtgatgaatagattcaagagattagatctggtagacagagtgcctgaagaactatgggcagagattcataacattatacagtaggtggtgaccaaaactatctccaagaaaaagaaatgcaaaaaggtaaaatggttgtctgaggaggcctcacaaatagctgaggaaagaagagaagtgaaagacgagggagaaagggaaagatatatccaactgaatacggagttccagagaatagcaaggagagatatgaaggccttcttaaatgaacaatgcaaagaaatagaggaaaacaataggatgggaaagactagagatctcttcaggaaaattggagatatcaaggtaACATtccatgcaaggatgggcatgataaaggacagaaatggtagggacttaatagaagcagaagacattaagaaaagatagcaagaatacccagaagaactatacaaaaaaggtcttaatgacatggaaaaccatgatggtgtggtcactcacctaaagccagacatcctggagtgtgaagtcaagtggaccttaggaagaattactttgaacaaagctagtggaggtgatggaatcccagctgaggtttttaaaatcctgaaacatgatgctgttaaagtgcttcatttgatatgtcagcaaatttggaaaaacagcaatggccacagaactaagacagcaatggccacagaactggaaagatctgttttcattccaatcccaaagaagggcaatgacaaagaatgttcaaactactgaacagttgagttcatttcacatgctagcaaggttatgctcaaaatcctagGCTTTAGCAATGCctgaatggagaacttccagatgtataagctgagtttcaaagaggcagagcagccagagatcaaattgccatttgttggatcatgaaaaaagcaagggagttccaggaaaacatcaacttctgcttcattgatgacactaaagcctttgactatgtggatcacaacaaactgtggaaaattcttaaagagttgggaataccagaccacctgacctgtctcctgagaaatctgtatgtgcgTTAAGAAGCATCAGTTATAACATTacatggaacaaatgactggttccaaattgggaaatgagtacaacacagtatattgtcaccctgcttatttaacttctatgcagagtacatcatgcgaaatcctggcctggataaagcacaagctggagtcaagattgtcaggagaaatatcaacaacctcagatatgcaaatgataccactttaatggctgaaactgaagaggaactaaagagtgttttgatgagggtgaaacagaagagtgaaaaagctggcttaaagctcaacattcaaaaaactaagatcatggtacccagtctcatcacttaatggcaaataggagggggaaaagtggaagcagtgacaaattttattttcttgggctccaaagtcattgcagatggtgactgcagccatgaaattaaaagacatttcctccttggaagaaaagctatgacaaaactagacagcatactaaaatgtagagacattacttagccgacaaaggtctgtatagtcaaagctatggtttttccagtagtcatgtaagaatgtgagagttggatcatagagaaagttgagtgctgaaaaGTTCGTGCaattgaattgtggtgctggagaagactcttgagagtcccttggacagcaaggagattcaaccagtggatcctaaaggaaatcaaccctgaataatcattagaaggactgttgctaGAGCCATAATACTTTGGTCAGTAGATCCCCAAATAACCTGACTGCAAGGAacctttgtgtcttttttttgtcTGCAGTGTTATACTGACAGACAGACTATAAAAATGTTCTGGCTGTTTTTGATATTTGATACTTTGGCATATTTAATGTACAATTTCAAGAAGGCACAAAACTCTTTACATTGCCTACTAACATAAGATAGACTGAAATGGAGTTTGTATTATAATAAGTAACTAGTAGTTAGTGCCAGAAAACATTGGACTTTACAGGTAACTATGATGTTACAGATAATAAGAAATAACATTGTCCAGGTTGCTCAGCTCCTACCTGTCAGACTCTACCTCTAACCTATGTACCACATTTCAGTGGACAGTGAGTTCTAAATTGGTTCTCACTCCTTGCTCACTTTTAGCATGCAGATCAGAAGAAAGACTGTCCCTGGCAATTCTGGGGAAAaggtaaaaatgtatttatgagaCTTCACTGCATGGAAACAGGAGTGTTCATGGAGGAAAGACTCATTGTGAAACGGATAACTACCATGTTTCCTTGACATCTTCCATCCAAACGCTTTCAGATTACTCAGCTCGTAGCTTCACCCCAACCAGACTGAAGGGGCTGATGAGTACAGAGGAGGATGTGCCACAGGAGAGTCTGAGCTTGCAGAAGGAGCAGAACAAGAGAGGAAGCCTCAGAAGGGTGGGCATGTCTACACTCTCCATGTCCCCAGGACCTTCTTAAAGGCCCTCATTACCTCCCTGTTCCTCAGGCTGTAAATGAGTGGGTTGAGCATTGGAGCAACGATGGTGTAGAAGGTGGAGATGGCTCTGTCTTCTGCTGGCGTCCTAGCAGAAGCTTTCTGCATGTAGTTAAATAGGCCACCCCCGTAGTAAAGACCCACCACAGTCAGGTGCGAGGAGCAAGTAGTCAGAGCCTTCTGTTTCCCCTCAGTGGAGGGCATGTTAATCACAGCCATGAGGATCCGGGCATAGGAAGCCACAACGACCCCCAGGGGCAGCAGCATCATGACTACACAGCAAGCATAGATGAGGTCCTGAAAAAGCGAGGTGTCTGCACAGGAGAGCCGCAACAGGGTGGGGACCTCACAGAAGAAGTGGTCCACCTGGAGAGAGCCACAGTAGGGGAAGCTGAAGACCATGCCCACATAAATTACACTGTCAGTCACTCCAACCATCCAGGATGCAAAGGCCATCAGGCAGCAGGCCTTCCAGTTCATGAGCACAGGGTATCGCAGGGGGTGACACACGGCCACATACCTGTCATAGGCCATGACTGCCAGGAGGGAGCACTCAGCACTTCCTACCATGACCACTAAGAAGACCTGAGTGGCACAGCCACCCCGAGAGATGAACTTACTTCCCGAGAGGAAGTTCGCTGCCATCTTGGGCACCACTGTGCCCATCATGATGAGGTCCATGATGGAGACCTGACTAAGAAAAAAGTACATGGGAGTGTGCAGGCACCTGTCAGCTTGTatgagcaggaggaagaggatgtTGCCGGCCAGGGCTGTAGCAGAGGCCAGAAGgacaagggaaaaaaggaagaagtcaTATGGTGAGTAGCTGAACAGACCCAAAAGGATGAAATCTGACAGGGAGGTATGGTTCCATACATCCATGGCCTTGagcctaagaaaaaaataaatgagcaaacaTAAGAACAAAATGACTAACCTGGCATCTCCATTGTACAAGGAAAATAACCTCCTCTGGTTTCTTTCAAAGGACAGTGCTCAACCTTCTGTCTTAACCCCATCCTTTCCTCCTACAGTGAAAATCTATCTCCTCCCCAGGATTTGAGCTTATTTCTCTTGAAAGACTAGAAAGCAGGCCCCCAGAGGGGGAAGGGCAGAGAATgcaagggagacagagaaggactttTAATTAGCAAGTGAATACCTAAAGATTTAGGTAAAGAGAATATAGATTTACGAAGATATAGGGGAATAAAATTTGTCCCAAAATGTCACTTTGGCATTTGGATTATATCAAGCTGAAAACAATCAAGACCTAAAAGACTAAAGAAGAAGCTTTAACCTTCCCCCTAAGTTCCTAAAAGACTCGTCCCAGAATAGATCTATCATCAGATAGATCTGCAAAGAACATGGACTTAGAGTATATGTGTGGGGGAAACTGGGCAGAGTTTACTCTGTCCCAGcatggcccagcaaacatttatttaccaaattTTGGTTTTTCATCCCCATGTCCGTTGCCTTCTtcccctttgaagtcccaaactATTACCCTCAACATCCTACTTTGTCTTGaaagctgaagatggtatttaaaatgAGGGTTTTAGCCCTTTTGGTGAGTTACTCAGGTTTCCTGAGTCTCTCTCAGGTATGCATGAACTTAAACCtttatttgattttctcctgtggatctgtctcatgtcaatttactTCCTAGACCAGGCAGAAACTAGACAGGTGGAAgaaaatttcttcttctctgatttgGAGAAGTGAGTACTGGgaatagagagaaagagagaaggatgtGGGAAAGGGGTGACagctataaatataatttatatttataaattgaaaataaagggATAGATTCCTATCCTCACTTTACTTAGCAATTACTTAGAAAACGTACTTGTAAGTTCCTCATCTCTCTGAAAtgtatgtaaacattttaaaagtagaataagAATGTTTTCCCAAGAACCTAGAACCCATTTCTTGGAAACATAATTGTCAAAAAAGATAGAGTCCTTACCTCCCAGGCTCTGCAGGCAGGCAGGATGCTAACTTCAGCAGGTACCTTACTCCAAGCTGCAGAACTATCTCTTGTCATAACATGTGAGAACTTGGTATTTCCTTTGGATGAAGACAAGTGACAAACACAGAGTCACACCAATTACCAGGTGAATCTAGAATGAACTCCATGTGACAAATGGTGCTGTCAATTCCTCTTCTTTGAGGACTATTGTTTATCTTGAGAGCATGCAAGTAATGAGTAGTCACTGCCTGGCTGTACAAAGGGTTCATATTCCTCTGTCTTTGCAAGCTCTTAGCTGATTACCTGTAGCACACAGCAAATTCTGATTTAAtgtttattcaaaaataaaactgctttctgggcttccctgatggctcagtggtaaagaatcttccatcCCTagcctgggaagaccccacatattgcggagcaactaagtcctTGTGTCACAACtatagagcctgggaaccacaactactgaatcccacATGCCCGTTGTGGagcatgctccacaacaaaagcaCCCACATGCCCTAGGgaccatgctccacaacaaaagcaGCCATTTCTGTAAGAAGTCTGAGCACCTCAATGATAGATTgtcccccactcgccacaactacaacaaagcctgagcagcaacaaagatccagcacagccaaaaataaaataaataaataattaaaaaaaaagaaaactgttttatttctcttctacCTTTGTGGATAGGTTTTAAGAATGGGGAAGAGACTGACTTggcttttaattatattttcccaACACAGCAGGCACTGCAACAGAGTCGTGACACAACAGTGTCATGTCAAGTACACAAGAGAACCTCAGAAATGCCTCTCTGGAAGTATGCCAAGCCTTCGCCCTACTCCATTACTTGAACTGTGGGGTGTGTGCGGGCAGGGACTTGGACATGACTATCTCTCAGTTGTCCATCAGTCTCCTTAGTGCCTAAACTCAGTTGACTCTAAACTGGTTAGAACAAATAGCTGTTCTAAGAGTCAGTGACACTCACTGAATTTACCAAGGAAGAAATAGTCAGTGCTCAAACCACAAGGGGTGGGTCTCCAGGGCTGCCTTTCTGGAGTGTGCTGCTTCTGTCCTGTTTGATGTCACAATTGCAATTCAAGCATTCCTTCTAATAAAATCTGGAAAGACTGTCAAAGAGAGACAAAGACTGTCAAAACAGTTTCCATGAGGAAGATAATTATGAATAGAAAAGATAGGAAGAATGAGATTCCTGGAGTCCGGCGGTCGTGACTTGGGTCATGCTTATGTCTGTCTCTAAGACATTAAAGAGAATGTTTTCAAAAATGTGCACATCTTGGTTCTACTGCAGGGATTATGGGTCCTGGGTCTGGATAGGGTCtcattatatgatttttttgaAAGATCCCTAGGTAATTCTAATGAAATATACGTTTACACGCTGGTATAGGTCAATGTGCCTGCGCAATGCCATTTTCATCTTAGCAGAGATGAGATAAATGTCTAGAATCAGGAGATCACGGCAGGAGACAAGGAAATCCTATGACATAGTGAGTTACAAAGATATACCAGCCAAGAGAGCCAGAGAATAGCTCAAGGAGGTAGATTCCTGATGAGCACAAGCAGGAATGAAGCATAGCCCTGGACACCAGCCTGATGGGGGCACACTTGGGGCAATGACACAACAGGTCTGTCTTCCTACTTTGGAACTGAGTCCAGAGACTGGAGAACAGTAAGCAATGATAGCAATTTTGCTCAAGAAGACTAAGAATACCATCTTTCAAGTCTCTGACTTTGGCAACAAGGAAGTATCTTGGTATCCAGCCTGACACTCTATAGACTGAATCCAGAAGTCAGATCCACTTCTTCCCCTTCCCAGTCACCTTTAGTCCCTCATCTATTTGGTCTTCCCTCACCCCCTTCAACACTTACCAGACCCATTCAGTTCCCCAGAGTTCACCTTCTACTCCACCCAGTGGAGTATAGCAGAGATGGGTCAGACCTAAGAAGTATGCAAAGATCTCAGAACAATGCATGAACAAGTTGTCATCTGAGAAAGACTCTTAGACAGAGTCTCCTCCAATTCCACAGCTCTAActaaaaattttacaattaacCATCTAAGATATTCTTCTCCTTCTTACAAAATTGATGAGCTCACATCCCAGGTTTATACCTTTAGTTGGAGAGCAGATATCTTGAGAGACCCAATTCAGTACATAATGACCCCAGGGAATGGACAGAAACTACCTCAAGGAAGAAGCCAAAATTAATGAAATGGCTATAGTACAAAATTTATTCCCCATAACCCTGGATCAGAAAATACCCCAGAGTCCCACCTAAACAAAGGGAGGAGGCACACATGAGACATCCCTTGACACATCCACCTATGCTTCCCTCGGGGTTCTTCACCCTCATATCACCCATAGGGGCTGGGAGACAATGTGATCACCAAAGAATATCAGAGCAAATGTCCAGCTCCATTCTGAGAATTTAATCATGAATGATGAGAAGTAGAGCTTAGTTAGTTCTGCAAATCTTGTATTCAACTGATGTCCTATAATTTTTCTACTCAATTATTtgttgttcattcaacaaataattattgagcaTTGTGGATTTAAATAAGGACCAGCCAAACAAGAAAAGTAAAAGCTACTTATTCAGAGTTCGGTacagcaaggaaatcagtcctgatcaCTTGCATTTTGGCAGACTCTGTGGAAGGCACTCTACCTTTCTGAGTTCTTCACTGACTTTTGTAATAAAagaccaagagaaaaagaaacagacaagaaaaaaaattattaccatGAATGTATGcagatcttcccaggtggtgcagtggtaaagaacctgcctgttaaTGTAGGAGTGGCAGGAGacgggttcagtcccagggttgggaagatcccctggaggagggcatggtaacccactccaatattcttgcctgagaattccatggacagaggagcctggagagctacagtccatggggtcacaaagagtcggacatgactaagcatgacATGTATGACTAAGCATACATGTATGCATAACTAATGGATACACAGGAGATAACCCAGGAAGGTGCATAACTCTGAGATGACTTAGCATTCAGGTTTAAACACCATCTTAATTgcaaaaggggagagaggatATAGGCCAATTAAGGGAAAATACATGATTTTTAGGAAAGATAAATGGGACTTAGAAGGGTAGACAGGAGATATGATAGTTTCTGAGAAAGTTCATCTGGATGTGGTGTCACTTCTAGTGTCTTTTCCCATGATGAGAGTCAATTTTTCATTTGTGTTAAAAACTCCTGGGGAAGGGATTAATGACAACTACACTTGTTTTGGAGGATATGTTTACAGACTCATAACAGGAGTTTGGAGAAGGCTTCTTCCTACCTTCACTGTGTTTCAAGTTCCTTTCACTCAAAATAATCATTACAGAAAAGTGGAATATTTGGGAGTATTGTATTATCTTCCCCTCCAAGACAAATAGTAGACAGATAAATaattaacagaagaaagaaagatctTCCTGGATTGTCACCTCCcagcatggaattctccaggcaagaatatgaacgGTCTCCATATTCATAAATTTGGACTATGAACCGAAGTTCAGCAATAGTATTGCAGCAATATTAAATTTCCTGCTAATTGGCAGAAAGGATGGAGCCAGAAAACAGAGTGCTCTCAATCATGGGTTAGCCAGTGTTTTGATAGAGAAAATTGTAAATTTGTTATATTACACCTGAATTGATACATCATTAAATCAGATAGTAAACTGTGGAAGATGCATATTGTAAATATTACAACAGCCacttaaaactaaaaatgaaagaaagtggtaTACCTAAAAGGTGAGGGGGGAAAATGGAATGCCAATTTTGATTAATCCAAAAGAATGTCAATAGAAGAAATCATTTTTGTAAATGAATAACAGGTGATAGAAGTGGAAAACAAGGAGAAGCATGTTAGATTTCAATTCAACCAGAGCAATAActacaataaatataaatgaactaaacatttcaatggaaatgaatatttagccagagatttaaaaaataaaaagagcctaTGATATGGTACTTTTTATAAGCAACTCACTTTAAAACtaaagaatagataagaaagtgaaagaatagaGAAAGATATACCTTACAAACAATAATCATGAGAAACCTGGTGAAATTATATTAACATCATGAAggcacaagaaaaggaaattagcaGTAACAAAAATATTCATCTCATAATTATATACAATTAATTGTAATTACAGATGTCAATCAAAAAGACTTGCATAATTTACTCCCACCACAACACCTAGGTGTCAATagaggctgtggagaaactgTATTTCCATACCCACCTGTCACTAATGAGGTGGTAACCCCACTTTTATCCAGTGGAACAGTCTTAGAGGAGACCTACAAAAATTAAAGCCTGAAAACCACAGCCttctgctaagctgctgctaagtcacttcagtcatgtccaactctgtgtgaccccatagatggcagcccaccaggctcccccgtccctgggattctccaggc
The nucleotide sequence above comes from Bos indicus isolate NIAB-ARS_2022 breed Sahiwal x Tharparkar chromosome 7, NIAB-ARS_B.indTharparkar_mat_pri_1.0, whole genome shotgun sequence. Encoded proteins:
- the LOC109561001 gene encoding olfactory receptor 2M3-like; translated protein: MDVWNHTSLSDFILLGLFSYSPYDFFLFSLVLLASATALAGNILFLLLIQADRCLHTPMYFFLSQVSIMDLIMMGTVVPKMAANFLSGSKFISRGGCATQVFLVVMVGSAECSLLAVMAYDRYVAVCHPLRYPVLMNWKACCLMAFASWMVGVTDSVIYVGMVFSFPYCGSLQVDHFFCEVPTLLRLSCADTSLFQDLIYACCVVMMLLPLGVVVASYARILMAVINMPSTEGKQKALTTCSSHLTVVGLYYGGGLFNYMQKASARTPAEDRAISTFYTIVAPMLNPLIYSLRNREVMRAFKKVLGTWRV